In Nocardioides nitrophenolicus, the genomic window CAGGCTGAGGACGTCGCCGGCGGCGGCGTTCCAGCCCGGGGCGTCGGCGGCGATCCGCTCGTCGAGGAAGCCCATGTCGGCCCGGGCGACGGCCATCCGGTCGAGGATGTCGGCCTCGCCCGGCGAGCCCTCGTCGACCAGCGAGCGCAGGCAGTCGGCGAGCGGGTCCTCGGAGTCGGGCTCGGCGGGCTCGGGGGTTGCGGCGTCGCCGCCCGCGGTCAGCACCTGGTGCAGCACCTCCAGCTGGGCACTCGCCCGCTCGGCCGCGATCGCGTCGCGGCCGAGCACGGCCCGACCCTCGAGCCAGGCGGCGACCTCGTCGGGGCCGGCGCCGCCGGTGGCGGCGACCTGGGCGGCCAGGGCGGTGCCGAGCGCGTCGGTCAGCGGCGCGGGGAGCCGGCCGTCGGCGGCCGCGAGCCAGACCTGTCGCTCGGCGTGGGTGACGGTGAGGGCGGTGGGCAGCGCACCGTCGGTGCGCTGGGCGACCCAGCGCGGATCGCGGGTGAGCGCGCCGAGGAGCGCGAGGAAGAGCGTGGTCCGGCCCGGGTCGCGCCGGGCCGCCTCGGCGAGCAGGCCGGCCCCCTCGGCCTCGCCGCGGGCGCTCGCAGCGACCCCGCGGGCCGCGGCCGCCAGCCAGTAGCCGGGCACGTCGGCCGGCTCCACCGAGTCGCGCAGCGCCGCTCCTCCGGTGGCGACCACCGTCGACACCACCTCGCGGGCGTAGCGGCGCACGGCCGCGGCGTCGGCGTACTGCCCCAGCTCGGAGCGGGTGTCCTCGTGCTCGACGAGGGCGACGAACGCGCGGGTGAGGCGCTCGAACTGGGCCTGGGTGTTGCCCTGCTGCGAGCGCAGCTGCTCGGCGAGGCGGTTGCGGGCCCGGCGCTCGGCGTCGAGCTGGGCCTCGGCCTCCTCGATCCGCCTGTCCTGGCGCCGGTCGGTCCAGTAGTTGTCGCTCACCCTGCGTGCCTGCCCGGCCGTCCGGGGCCCAAACCCGCCGCGTACGCTCCGAGCCATGCGCGCAGTCCAGGTCGTCACCACCACCGGCCCCGCCGACATCGCCGTGCGGGACCTGCCCGACCCCACGCCTGGGCCCGACGACGTGCTCGTCGAGGTGCACAGCGTGGGTGCCTCGTTCCCCGACCTGCTGCTCAGCCGCGGCCAGTACCAGCTGCGCCCCGAGCCCCCGTTCACCCTCGGCGTCGACTACGCCGGCGTCGTGGTGTCCGGCCCGGGCTTCGAGCCGGGCCAGCGGGTCGCCGGCGTCGGTGGGTACGGCGGCGCGGCCGAGCTGGTCGCCGGACCCCGGTGGTCGACCTTCGCACTGCCCGACGAGATGTCCTTCGACGAGGGCGCGGCGCTGCCGATGAACTACCTCACCGCGCTGTTCGCCCTCGAGGAGCGAGCCGGCCTGCGGGCCGGCGAGACGGTGCTGGTCCACGGCGCGGCCGGCGGGGTCGGCACCGCGACCATCCAGGTGGCGAAGGCCCTCGGCGCGCGCACCATCGCGGTCACCAGCACCGAGGAGAAGGCCGCCTTCGCGCGGTCCGCCGGCGCCGACGAGACGGTGCTCTTCGACGGCTTCAAGGACGCCGCGCTCGAGCTCACCGGCGGCACCGGCGTCGACGTCGTCCTCGACGTGGTCGGTGGCGAGGCGTTCACCGACTCGCTGCGTGCCCTCGCGCCCCAGGGCCGGCTGCTCGTCGTCGGCTTCGCCGCCGGCACCGGCATTCCCGAGGTCAAGGTCAACCGGCTGCTGCTCAACAACATCGACGTGCGCGGCGTCGGGTGGGGCGCCTACGCCTTCGCGCGGCCGGAGTACCTCCAGCAGCAGTGGGCCCGGCTGGTGCCGATGATCGAAGCCGGCGTGGTGAAGCCTCCGATCGGCCAGGTCTACCCGATGACGGAGTTCGGTCGCGCGCTGAGCGACATGGACGGGCGGGCCGCGCTCGGCAAGCTCGTGGTGCGCCTGCGCGACTGACCGCGACCGACCCCGACTGACGCGCCGTGAAGGGGCCTTCCGCCTATCTCGCCACCTGGAACCACGGCAGCGCGGGCCGCGCCGCCCTGCTCCTGCTGGTCACCCATCTCGGTGCCGTGGCCGTCGCCTGGGGTGCGTGGGCGCTCTTCCTGCTCCCGGCGTTCTACGACGACCGGTTGCTCCCGGCCATCGGGTCCTGGCTGTTCGCCCTGACGGCGTCGCTGTGGCTGATGCTGCGGTTCGGCTTCTGGGGGACGGTGGCGACCCGCGGCGTCGGACATGGCGAGGAGCTCCTCGCCACCTTCTCGCCGGGCAGGGCGGTCGCGGTCGGTCTGCTGCGCTGGGCGCTCCAGATCGTGATGATCGCCGGGGTCTTCGGCGCGGCGGTGCTCGTGTCGGTCGACGGCCGGTGGTGGCACCTGGTCGGCACCGCCGAGACCCGCGCGCTGGGCGATCGGGTGGCCGCCGTGCCGATCCCGGCGGACTGGGAGCTCGACCGCACCGAGAAGGGCGACGACGGCGGCAACCACCACCCGAACCTGCGCTACTGGCTGACCTATGACGTGCCGACGACGTACGACTTCGACGACCTGCGCGCCTGGCTGGCCGATCCCGCGTGGGCCGACAACCCCGCCGGCGCGTCCTTCGGTGCGCTCCGGGTGGTGAGCTGCGACCGCGCCGACCAGACCTGCCGCGCGCAGCTGGTGCCTCCTCCCGGCGATCCGGTGGAGCACTTCGTGCGCGCCGAGCTGCGCCCGCCGGCGTACGACGGCGATGCGGCGGAGGTGGACCTCCAGGTGACCTATCGGCAGTACGTCGAGCCCCACTGGGAGGTCGACCACCGGGTGGTCGCCCGGGGCCGGGCGATCCCGGTGCCGGCCGACTGGGTCCCGGACGACGAGGACGCCTCGGACAACGACGCGGGACAGTACTTCACCCGCTCCTTCGGGGTGCCCTCCACCTACACGGGCGCGGACCTGCGGGCCTGGCTCACCGGACCGGACTTCACGGCGCCGGCCACCGGCCGGCCGTTCGGTGCGGTCACCCTCGACGAGTGCCGGGCGATGGACGCCGACACCGTGCGGTGTGCCGCGACCGTCGACGGAACCTGGTGGACCGACGGCTACGGCATCGAGCGCGCCCGGGACTGGGTCGAGGCGACGCTGCGCACCGACGACCACACCGTGCGGCTGAGCTTCCGGCGTACCGACTGACCGGCCGCCCGGGCGACGCTCAGCGGCGACGGACCAGGTCGATGGTCCACCACAGCTGGGACCCGACGGACTGCACGCCGAGGCCGACCAGCCGCATCCGGCAGTCGAGCAGCAGGGCGCGGTGGGGCGGGCTGGCGAGCCAGCGGTCGAGGGCGCCCCGGGCGCTCATCGGGCCCATCGCGATCACCTCGCCCATCAGTGCCGCGTCGCGGTAGCCGGCGGCGGCGATCCGCTCGCGCAGCTCCGCCTCGCCCGCGACCTGGTGGGACAGGCTGCGCTGGGCGGCCATGGCGGCCGAGTGCGCGCTCGCCGACCCGTGCAGCCCGGCACGGGGCTTGAGCCGGCGACAGCCGGCCTGGCGCCGGGCGTGGTTGACCTGGCCGAGCAGCCGGACCTCGATCCGCGCGGTGTCCGGACCGTCGTCCGGGCGCGGGGGAGCAGGGCGCGACGACGCGGGGACCGCCGTCAGCAGGACCGCCGCGAGGACGGCCAGGGGAAGCAATGCCGAGCGCACGGGGAGCATCATGGCGGGCCGGGAGCCGTCTTGTCGCCGGTTTCGGGTCAGCGGCGCGCGAAGTCCTGGGTCCACCAGACCCGGTCGCCCTGGACGACGACCCCGACGCCGAGGTGGCGCAGCCGGCAGTCCAGGATGTTCGCGCGGTGCCCGGCGCTGGCCATCCATGCCTGCATCACCGCGCGCGGGGTGGGGAACCCGGTGGCGACGTTCTCGGCGACCTGACGCCAGCCGCGGTAGCCGGCGAAGGTGATCCGGTCGCCCAGGCCCGCCTCGCCGGGCAGGTAGTGGGTCATCGTGCGGTACTGAGCCATCCCCACGCTGTGCGTGCGCGCCGAGGTCCGCAGCCGCTCGTTGGACCGCAGCGGCCGGCAGCCGGCGCGGGCCCGCCGCTTGTTGACCAGCGTCACCACCCGGTCCTCCAGGTCGGCGGCCACGGTCATCGGCATCGGCGGCTGCGGGGCGGTGCCGGGGCTCGGCTCCGGCGCCGGCACCGTCTGCTGGCCGCCGAGCAGCGCGGCGAGCAGGCCGGCGAGCAGGTTGGTGAGCGTCCCGGTCAGGGTGGGACCGTCGGCCGAGGCGACGACGGCGGGGGTGCTCGGCGCGGCCGCGGCGGGCGCGCTCGGCAGGGCGGCCGACAGCGTGATCACGACCGCGAGGGCGGCCAGGGCGACCGGTCGTGGGCAGCGCAGCGGCATGCGCACGATCGTGCGACGGCGGGGTACGCCGGCGCGTCGGTGCTCCGGGCAGGCTCCGCTAGTCCCGAAGGACTAGGCGGGCGCGGCGATCGTCCCGGGACGGTGTCAGCGCAGCCCGAAGTCCTGGGTCCACCACAGCTGGTCGGCGTCCAGCACCACGCCCACGCCGATCTCCCGGAGCCGGCAGTTGAGGATGTTCTGCCGGTGGCTGGGGCTGTTCATCCAGGCGTTCATCACCGACTCCGGCGAGCTGAACCCGCGCGCGATGTTCTCCGCGACCAGCCGCCACCCGCGGTAGCCGGCCCTGGTGATCCGGGTCGAGAACTTGGCCTCGCCGGGGAGCTGGTGCGACATCACGCCCGCCCGCGCCATCGCGATGGTGTGCTGACGGGCCGCCTTGCGCAGCTGCTTGGCCGGCTTGAGCGCCCGGCAGCCGTTGCCGGCGCGCTGCTCGTTGACCAGCTGGACGACCCGGTCCTCGAGGTCGCGCTGGACCAGTTTGCGGGTGGGGACGACGTCCGGCGCGACCGGGCGCAGCAGGGCCGCGGCCGTCGTACCGGTCCCGGCGTCGGCGGCCGTCGGCGCCAGCAGGCCCAGGCCGAGCACGAGGCACGGCACGAGAGCGAGCAGGCGGGTCATGAGGGCCCGATCGGTGCCCCTTCAGCCGTCCTGAGCGTCCGCTGCCCAAATCGGGACGTTCGTCCCCGGTCGACTCCCGGCGGCGGGTCAGCTCAGCGGTCCGCGCACGAAGACGTCCTCGGTGCCATTGGCGTCGGTGGCGCCACCCACCAGGTTCGCGGCGTACGAGCTGAAGGCGGCGTGGCTTCCCGAGCCCGAGAGCGTCACCGAGAGCGCGGCGCCGGTCGGTGCCCCGGCGAGGGCCGGGGCCAGGTCGGTGAACTGGCCCGTGGCGCGGGTCCAGAGCATCGGGGAGCCGATGAAGGTGCCGGCGC contains:
- a CDS encoding NADPH:quinone oxidoreductase family protein; this encodes MRAVQVVTTTGPADIAVRDLPDPTPGPDDVLVEVHSVGASFPDLLLSRGQYQLRPEPPFTLGVDYAGVVVSGPGFEPGQRVAGVGGYGGAAELVAGPRWSTFALPDEMSFDEGAALPMNYLTALFALEERAGLRAGETVLVHGAAGGVGTATIQVAKALGARTIAVTSTEEKAAFARSAGADETVLFDGFKDAALELTGGTGVDVVLDVVGGEAFTDSLRALAPQGRLLVVGFAAGTGIPEVKVNRLLLNNIDVRGVGWGAYAFARPEYLQQQWARLVPMIEAGVVKPPIGQVYPMTEFGRALSDMDGRAALGKLVVRLRD
- a CDS encoding CAP domain-containing protein, yielding MTRLLALVPCLVLGLGLLAPTAADAGTGTTAAALLRPVAPDVVPTRKLVQRDLEDRVVQLVNEQRAGNGCRALKPAKQLRKAARQHTIAMARAGVMSHQLPGEAKFSTRITRAGYRGWRLVAENIARGFSSPESVMNAWMNSPSHRQNILNCRLREIGVGVVLDADQLWWTQDFGLR
- a CDS encoding CAP domain-containing protein, which codes for MPLRCPRPVALAALAVVITLSAALPSAPAAAAPSTPAVVASADGPTLTGTLTNLLAGLLAALLGGQQTVPAPEPSPGTAPQPPMPMTVAADLEDRVVTLVNKRRARAGCRPLRSNERLRTSARTHSVGMAQYRTMTHYLPGEAGLGDRITFAGYRGWRQVAENVATGFPTPRAVMQAWMASAGHRANILDCRLRHLGVGVVVQGDRVWWTQDFARR
- a CDS encoding CAP domain-containing protein, which encodes MMLPVRSALLPLAVLAAVLLTAVPASSRPAPPRPDDGPDTARIEVRLLGQVNHARRQAGCRRLKPRAGLHGSASAHSAAMAAQRSLSHQVAGEAELRERIAAAGYRDAALMGEVIAMGPMSARGALDRWLASPPHRALLLDCRMRLVGLGVQSVGSQLWWTIDLVRRR